One genomic region from bacterium encodes:
- a CDS encoding bifunctional oligoribonuclease/PAP phosphatase NrnA: MEILSSIVNVLQKEDNFLITAHIRPEGDSIGSQLATAILLQKLGKKVTIINEDPPPENYHFLPECDKILIYTPEYERYKFDVGIVLDCNQFERVGKVVGLIKQVPLIINIDHHPDSPGIGDYNYINTTASACAEQIYQVIKAMDFKLDYNLALPLYVGIMTDTGSFKQVNTTPTSHKIVAELLNCGIDPNEVASQIYEANTASSVKLLGKILDSLKTNLDGKIIIAHITQKMLKETDPASEIEPERIIDQLRSIKGVEVILLFRDLGHDRIKVNLRSKSAFSVSEIAKIFSGGGHMRAAGCVIEGSLSDVEKKVVEEVTKRLVG, from the coding sequence ATGGAGATACTCTCTTCCATTGTGAATGTCTTGCAAAAAGAGGATAATTTCCTTATTACTGCTCATATCCGTCCAGAAGGAGATTCGATTGGAAGCCAATTAGCCACAGCCATCCTGCTTCAAAAATTAGGCAAGAAGGTAACGATTATTAACGAAGACCCACCACCGGAAAATTATCATTTCCTGCCAGAATGTGACAAGATTCTTATTTACACCCCAGAGTATGAGAGATATAAATTTGATGTGGGAATAGTTTTAGATTGCAATCAATTTGAGCGGGTAGGTAAGGTTGTGGGTCTAATTAAACAGGTCCCGCTTATTATCAATATCGACCATCATCCAGATTCCCCGGGCATAGGTGATTATAATTATATTAATACAACCGCCAGTGCTTGTGCTGAACAAATCTATCAGGTCATTAAAGCAATGGATTTTAAATTAGATTATAATTTAGCCCTACCTTTGTATGTGGGCATTATGACTGATACGGGTAGCTTTAAACAGGTAAATACTACGCCTACTTCACATAAAATAGTTGCGGAATTGTTAAACTGTGGAATTGACCCTAATGAAGTTGCCTCTCAAATATATGAGGCGAACACCGCCAGTTCTGTTAAGTTATTAGGTAAGATATTAGATAGTTTAAAAACAAACCTGGATGGGAAAATAATTATAGCTCACATTACACAAAAAATGCTTAAGGAAACAGACCCAGCCAGTGAAATCGAACCAGAACGAATAATAGACCAACTCAGGTCAATCAAAGGAGTAGAAGTAATTTTACTCTTTAGAGATTTAGGACATGATAGGATTAAGGTAAATTTGCGGTCAAAGAGTGCTTTTAGTGTAAGTGAAATTGCTAAGATTTTTAGTGGTGGTGGACACATGCGGGCGGCTGGTTGTGTCATTGAAGGCTCATTATCTGATGTAGAAAAAAAGGTGGTAGAAGAGGTAACAAAAAGATTAGTGGGCTAA
- the infB gene encoding translation initiation factor IF-2, whose translation MRVYEIAHKLNMDNKALVRELKELGIAIKSALSSLDTEAAQKVMELFAKSVKKGKTKIILPSSSRVSDLSKAIGIKSAELIKSLFAKGIKAPINQQVTPEIIAQCNLIYHLDIEIATQKEEIAQEREDESLLQHRAPVVTIMGHVDHGKTKLLDAIRQTDVAAKEAGGITQHIGAYKVNVNGGNVVFLDTPGHEAFTSMRARGAQVTDVVVLVVAADDGLMPQTIEAIDHAKAANVPIVIAINKIDLPGVNIERVYKQLGDYGLVAEKWGGKTIFTEISAKQKIGLDHLLEMLLLESEMLELKANPNREAQGTIIESRLDKGRGPVATVLVQKGTLKKGDAFVSGTSYGRVRAMFNDKGEKINSAGPSTPVEVLGFSKICCAGDPFRVVEDEKKAKQICLKLQEEEKKLMPHRITLDELYSQIKEGKLKELNLVIKADVAGSVEALRHSFEKIKSKEVKTRIIHASIGEVNESDVMLAAASNAIIISFHLPLRGEIKNLAQKQGVDLRSYNIIYDVINEVKKALEGLLEPKYKEILLGVAEIKEIFKASKIGSACGCYVKEGKIVKNKNARVLRNGKPILETNIISLRRFKDDVSEVVAGVECGIGLEKMADVQVGDTIEVFTQEKIIQKL comes from the coding sequence ATGCGTGTTTATGAGATTGCTCACAAATTAAATATGGATAATAAAGCCCTGGTTCGTGAATTGAAGGAACTGGGGATAGCAATTAAAAGTGCCTTAAGTAGCCTTGATACAGAAGCTGCACAAAAGGTAATGGAACTTTTTGCTAAATCGGTGAAAAAGGGAAAAACAAAAATTATACTTCCTTCTTCATCCCGGGTAAGTGATTTATCTAAAGCCATAGGTATAAAATCTGCAGAATTAATAAAATCACTATTTGCAAAGGGGATAAAGGCACCAATTAATCAGCAAGTAACACCAGAAATAATAGCCCAGTGTAATTTAATTTATCATCTCGATATTGAGATTGCGACTCAAAAAGAAGAGATAGCCCAGGAGCGTGAGGATGAATCATTATTACAACATCGTGCACCCGTAGTAACGATTATGGGACATGTAGACCATGGTAAGACTAAACTTTTAGATGCTATTCGTCAAACAGATGTGGCGGCAAAGGAGGCTGGTGGCATTACACAACATATTGGTGCCTATAAAGTAAATGTAAATGGGGGTAATGTAGTATTTTTAGATACCCCGGGTCATGAAGCGTTTACATCGATGCGAGCCAGAGGGGCTCAAGTTACAGATGTGGTCGTATTAGTCGTCGCGGCTGATGATGGTCTTATGCCTCAAACTATTGAAGCAATAGACCATGCTAAAGCGGCAAATGTGCCAATAGTAATTGCTATTAACAAAATCGATCTGCCAGGTGTGAATATAGAAAGAGTGTATAAACAACTTGGTGATTATGGGCTTGTCGCGGAGAAATGGGGTGGCAAAACTATCTTTACTGAAATCTCGGCAAAACAAAAAATAGGACTTGACCATTTGTTAGAAATGTTACTTTTAGAATCAGAAATGTTAGAATTGAAGGCTAATCCAAATCGAGAGGCACAAGGAACAATAATTGAATCAAGACTGGATAAAGGCAGAGGTCCTGTGGCAACTGTTTTGGTGCAAAAAGGAACATTAAAAAAGGGTGATGCCTTTGTTTCTGGCACCTCTTATGGACGAGTGAGGGCAATGTTTAACGATAAAGGTGAAAAAATTAACTCAGCAGGACCATCAACACCAGTTGAAGTTCTTGGATTTTCTAAAATATGTTGTGCCGGTGACCCCTTCCGTGTAGTTGAAGATGAAAAAAAGGCAAAGCAAATATGCCTGAAGTTACAAGAGGAAGAAAAAAAACTAATGCCTCATCGAATTACATTAGATGAACTCTATTCTCAAATAAAAGAAGGAAAACTTAAGGAACTAAATCTCGTTATCAAGGCAGATGTTGCCGGGTCTGTTGAAGCGTTAAGACATTCATTTGAAAAAATAAAGAGTAAAGAGGTCAAAACCAGAATAATACATGCCAGTATAGGCGAAGTAAATGAATCTGATGTGATGTTAGCCGCGGCTTCAAACGCAATCATTATTAGCTTCCACCTGCCTCTAAGAGGAGAAATAAAAAATCTGGCTCAAAAACAGGGCGTAGATTTGCGCTCTTATAATATTATCTACGATGTCATCAACGAAGTCAAAAAGGCATTAGAAGGACTTCTGGAACCCAAGTATAAAGAGATACTTTTAGGTGTAGCCGAGATAAAAGAGATATTCAAAGCCTCTAAAATTGGCTCAGCCTGCGGCTGTTATGTCAAGGAAGGGAAAATAGTTAAGAATAAAAATGCCCGTGTCCTTAGAAATGGAAAACCTATTCTCGAAACGAATATAATCTCTTTACGAAGATTTAAAGATGATGTAAGTGAGGTTGTGGCTGGGGTTGAGTGTGGTATTGGATTAGAAAAGATGGCTGATGTCCAGGTGGGAGATACTATTGAGGTCTTCACTCAGGAAAAAATTATACAAAAACTATGA
- a CDS encoding response regulator, with translation MDKDKGKKKIAVIDDNTSFVEVLSRFLDLKNFEVLRAYNGKEGIKVASKHTPHLILLDIMMPGLSGYEVCERLKRIEKTKNIPIIFVTVRSRPEDIKRGYESGAVDYITKPFNYPELMEKINKIICLDDGTQLYMIFI, from the coding sequence ATGGATAAAGATAAAGGGAAAAAGAAGATTGCTGTGATTGACGACAATACATCATTTGTGGAGGTTTTAAGCAGATTTTTAGACCTGAAAAATTTTGAAGTGCTTCGTGCTTACAATGGCAAAGAAGGGATAAAAGTCGCCTCAAAACATACTCCTCACCTGATTTTATTAGATATAATGATGCCAGGATTATCGGGATATGAAGTCTGTGAAAGACTTAAAAGGATTGAAAAGACTAAAAATATACCAATTATCTTCGTAACGGTCAGGTCAAGACCAGAAGATATTAAAAGAGGTTATGAATCAGGTGCGGTAGATTATATCACTAAACCCTTTAATTATCCAGAATTAATGGAAAAGATAAATAAAATAATATGTTTAGATGACGGAACACAGTTATATATGATATTTATTTAA
- a CDS encoding acylneuraminate cytidylyltransferase family protein, protein MDKKFVGLIPARGGSKNIPLKNIKPFQGIPLIAYTIEEALKSKYLDRIIVSTDDDQIAKISKEYGAEVPFLRPAELATDTAPTLPVIQHALRYLESEGYISDFVVLLQPTSPLRPVKYIDAAIEKILETNADSVITITESEIHPYWMCKLEGDKVSPFIKTNSSLRRQDLPVIYRLNGAVVVSKTEVILSGKSYQEQDVRAIIMESIYSIDIDTPLDFYIAEKIMEEWGVLE, encoded by the coding sequence ATGGACAAGAAGTTCGTCGGACTTATTCCTGCCAGAGGGGGGTCTAAAAATATCCCTTTGAAAAATATAAAACCATTTCAAGGCATTCCTTTGATTGCCTACACCATTGAAGAGGCATTGAAATCAAAATACTTAGACAGAATAATTGTCTCAACAGATGATGACCAGATTGCAAAGATTTCTAAAGAATACGGGGCTGAGGTGCCATTCTTAAGACCAGCAGAATTAGCCACCGATACCGCACCGACCTTACCTGTAATTCAACATGCCTTGAGGTATCTTGAGTCCGAAGGATATATCTCGGATTTTGTCGTTTTGTTACAGCCAACCTCGCCATTACGCCCGGTAAAATATATTGATGCGGCAATTGAGAAAATTCTGGAGACAAATGCAGATTCAGTTATTACCATTACCGAGTCAGAGATTCATCCGTACTGGATGTGTAAATTAGAGGGGGATAAAGTATCTCCGTTCATCAAGACCAATAGTTCATTAAGAAGGCAGGATTTACCTGTTATTTACAGGCTAAATGGTGCGGTAGTTGTCAGTAAAACAGAGGTAATATTAAGTGGTAAATCTTATCAAGAGCAAGATGTTCGCGCCATCATTATGGAGTCTATTTATTCAATTGATATTGATACTCCATTAGACTTTTACATCGCAGAAAAGATAATGGAAGAATGGGGAGTGTTGGAGTGA
- a CDS encoding DUF503 domain-containing protein gives MIIGSCKITIHIPNSQSLKYKRYVLKGLIDRVKNRFNVSIAEIDSLDLWQKATLGIVCVNTDSRHANETLSNVVNLIEKNLIEGYIIDYEIEIL, from the coding sequence ATGATTATTGGCAGTTGTAAAATCACCATACATATTCCAAATAGCCAATCCTTAAAATATAAACGGTATGTCTTGAAAGGACTTATCGACCGGGTAAAAAATAGATTTAATGTGTCTATTGCGGAGATAGATTCATTGGATTTGTGGCAAAAGGCAACATTAGGGATAGTGTGTGTCAATACGGATTCTCGTCATGCGAATGAAACTCTGTCTAATGTGGTTAATTTAATTGAAAAGAACCTGATTGAAGGATATATTATTGATTATGAGATAGAGATTCTATAG
- a CDS encoding NYN domain-containing protein, whose protein sequence is MNILIIDGYNIINQWADLKKELKRSGLEYTRNKLIEILAEYQTFTGDRVIVVFDGYKTDKRLITKSSQFGVEVIFSKRKQTADSLIERLVYNERGEDKTIFVASRDTALERMIFGMDCFTISPQKLEERINAVKLEIKGYF, encoded by the coding sequence ATGAATATATTAATTATCGATGGATATAATATTATTAATCAATGGGCTGATTTAAAAAAGGAATTAAAAAGAAGTGGACTTGAATACACAAGAAATAAGTTGATTGAAATCCTCGCCGAATATCAAACCTTTACGGGTGATAGAGTAATTGTTGTTTTTGATGGATACAAGACGGATAAGAGATTAATAACTAAGAGTAGCCAGTTTGGAGTAGAGGTTATCTTTTCTAAACGAAAGCAAACCGCTGATTCCTTAATTGAAAGATTGGTTTATAACGAGCGGGGCGAAGATAAAACTATTTTCGTTGCCAGTCGAGATACAGCACTTGAGCGGATGATTTTTGGGATGGATTGCTTTACCATCTCTCCACAAAAATTAGAGGAAAGAATTAATGCAGTAAAATTAGAGATAAAAGGCTATTTCTGA
- the nusA gene encoding transcription termination factor NusA produces the protein MKAELQEALVQLERDKGIKKEVLIQAMKDALLSAYKKNFGISTNIEIEFDNKKGFYIITKKEVVEAVKNPFTQISLLAAKKINPEANIGDKIAEESLPDGFGRIAAQAAKQVITQRIKEAERGLLYEEFKARVGEVVTGIVQRAEKRYNVFVQLGKIEAILPPREQLPKERYRVGDRIKCYILETKMGNKGPQVILSRTYPDLVKKLFEMEVPEIYEHIINVVSVARDPGYRSKIAVASTDSKVDAVGSCVGMKGMRVQAVIKELKGEKIDVVGHSQDPAIFIKNSLSPAKVNEVIIDEKTKISIAIVPDEQLSLAIGKEGQNVRLAAKLTGWKIDIKSQSQIDKEREGELRQKAKEELFKKEEKKISNIRDLPGVGPKLEEKLKESGFNTIEDIARATIEQLTAVPNLGKVKAQKILEIVKGMN, from the coding sequence GTGAAAGCTGAATTACAGGAGGCATTGGTCCAACTTGAAAGAGATAAAGGGATTAAGAAAGAAGTATTAATTCAGGCGATGAAAGATGCTCTGCTATCCGCTTATAAAAAAAACTTTGGCATAAGCACGAACATAGAGATTGAATTTGATAATAAAAAAGGATTTTATATCATCACCAAAAAGGAAGTGGTTGAGGCGGTCAAAAACCCATTTACTCAAATCTCTTTGTTAGCGGCAAAAAAAATAAATCCAGAGGCTAATATTGGTGATAAAATAGCGGAAGAATCTTTACCTGATGGTTTTGGAAGAATAGCCGCTCAAGCGGCTAAACAGGTGATTACACAAAGAATCAAAGAAGCGGAAAGAGGCTTGCTTTATGAAGAGTTCAAGGCACGGGTAGGTGAAGTAGTTACCGGTATAGTTCAACGCGCCGAAAAAAGATATAATGTTTTTGTTCAATTGGGCAAAATAGAAGCCATTCTACCACCAAGAGAACAGTTACCAAAAGAAAGATATAGAGTAGGCGACCGAATAAAATGCTATATCCTTGAGACAAAAATGGGCAATAAAGGGCCACAGGTTATTCTGTCTCGAACATATCCGGATTTAGTAAAAAAGCTATTTGAAATGGAAGTTCCAGAGATATATGAACATATTATAAATGTAGTCTCAGTCGCCAGAGACCCCGGATATCGAAGTAAAATTGCCGTTGCGTCAACAGATTCTAAAGTGGATGCGGTTGGTTCTTGTGTTGGAATGAAAGGAATGCGTGTTCAGGCAGTCATTAAAGAGTTAAAAGGCGAAAAGATAGATGTAGTTGGACATTCTCAAGACCCGGCAATATTTATTAAAAATTCACTCTCTCCAGCTAAAGTTAATGAAGTGATTATCGACGAGAAAACAAAGATTTCTATAGCCATTGTTCCGGATGAACAACTCTCTTTAGCTATTGGAAAAGAGGGTCAGAATGTCAGATTAGCCGCTAAATTGACAGGCTGGAAGATTGATATTAAAAGTCAATCCCAGATAGATAAAGAAAGAGAAGGAGAACTACGCCAAAAAGCAAAAGAAGAGTTGTTTAAAAAGGAAGAAAAGAAAATTAGCAATATCAGAGATTTACCCGGCGTTGGCCCGAAGTTAGAGGAGAAACTGAAAGAATCTGGATTTAACACAATAGAAGATATTGCCAGAGCAACAATAGAACAATTAACTGCTGTCCCTAATCTTGGCAAAGTTAAGGCACAGAAGATACTGGAAATAGTTAAGGGAATGAATTGA
- a CDS encoding 3-isopropylmalate dehydratase small subunit: MKITGKVFKKFRADVNTDEIIPAVYLDTTSPQELAKHCMEGIDKGFVSSVEKGDIIVADKNFGCGSSREHAPIAIKASGVACVIAKSFARIFYRNAINIGLPIFECDQIDKIKQGDVLEIDPKSGKIKNLSRQEEYPTTSFPEFMQYLIDCGGLMEYVKKKLKK, encoded by the coding sequence ATGAAGATAACCGGTAAAGTATTTAAGAAATTCAGGGCTGATGTTAATACCGATGAGATTATTCCTGCTGTTTATCTTGATACAACATCGCCACAAGAATTGGCTAAACACTGCATGGAAGGAATTGATAAGGGGTTTGTCAGTAGTGTAGAAAAAGGGGATATTATTGTTGCGGATAAAAACTTTGGTTGTGGCTCATCAAGAGAACATGCACCGATTGCCATTAAAGCAAGTGGTGTGGCGTGTGTAATTGCTAAATCCTTTGCCCGAATATTCTACCGCAATGCCATCAATATTGGCTTGCCAATCTTTGAATGTGACCAGATAGACAAAATTAAACAAGGTGATGTATTAGAAATAGACCCGAAAAGCGGTAAGATAAAGAATTTGTCCCGCCAGGAAGAATATCCCACTACCTCTTTCCCGGAATTTATGCAATACCTCATTGATTGCGGCGGGCTAATGGAATATGTAAAAAAGAAACTGAAAAAGTGA
- the rimP gene encoding ribosome maturation factor RimP, with amino-acid sequence MNKIISEVETLIQPILDSLKIELVLIEYYRIKSGGKLTIFIDKEGGVTLDDCVMVSKMISRALDHTEIISHRYHLEVSSPGLNRPLVKKTDFIRFKDNQCKITTLAKYQGRRNFKGKLLGFEDEKVIIAVDNEIFKIPYPEIAKANLVW; translated from the coding sequence ATGAATAAGATTATTAGTGAAGTGGAAACACTTATTCAACCAATATTAGACTCATTAAAGATAGAATTGGTATTAATAGAATATTATCGGATTAAAAGTGGTGGGAAATTAACGATATTTATTGATAAAGAAGGAGGAGTAACTTTAGATGATTGCGTGATGGTAAGCAAAATGATAAGTAGGGCATTAGACCATACTGAAATTATCTCTCATCGCTATCATTTAGAGGTTTCTTCCCCAGGTCTTAATAGACCTTTAGTCAAAAAAACGGATTTCATTCGATTTAAGGATAATCAATGTAAAATAACGACATTGGCAAAATATCAAGGGAGAAGGAATTTTAAAGGGAAATTACTTGGTTTTGAGGATGAGAAAGTTATCATTGCAGTAGATAATGAGATTTTTAAAATACCGTATCCAGAAATTGCAAAGGCAAATCTTGTGTGGTAA
- the rbfA gene encoding 30S ribosome-binding factor RbfA, with protein MESFRTAKVGALIKEEISDIITRKIKDPRIGFVTITDVEVSKDLQVAKVFVSIYGDDESKRNTLEGLTNARRFIHNELRKRMRIKFIPEIIFKIDTSIEYGMHINELLQELKEKG; from the coding sequence ATGGAAAGTTTTCGAACAGCAAAAGTTGGGGCTTTAATTAAAGAAGAAATTAGTGATATAATTACTAGGAAAATAAAAGACCCACGCATTGGATTTGTAACAATCACTGATGTTGAAGTATCAAAAGACCTTCAGGTAGCAAAGGTATTTGTGAGTATCTATGGTGATGATGAGTCGAAAAGGAACACATTAGAAGGATTAACAAATGCCCGTAGATTTATTCATAATGAATTACGAAAACGGATGAGGATTAAATTTATCCCGGAGATTATCTTTAAAATTGATACCTCGATTGAATATGGAATGCACATCAATGAGTTACTACAAGAACTAAAAGAGAAAGGATAA
- a CDS encoding NAD-dependent epimerase/dehydratase family protein — translation MKILVTGGAGFIGSNLVDRLIDDGHKVIIIDNLFTGKEKNINPAAKFYKLDIQDPEIEQIFKDEQIDIVNHHAAQIDVQKSVDDPIFDARVNVLGSINLLQLSTKYNIKKFIFASSGGTVYGEQSLYPAPETHPLLPISPYGINKLIIEYYLYYYWAVHNLNYIILRYANIYGPGQDPWGEAGVVAIFINKILLHQQPIINGDGKQTRDYTYVDDVVEANILAMNSQTTGIFNIGCGLETSVNELFQMIVEVMKANVEEVHAPPKKGETPRSCIDGTKAKSILGWQPKVRLEEGIKKTVEYFKCSFSN, via the coding sequence TTGAAAATATTAGTGACAGGGGGGGCAGGATTTATTGGCTCAAACCTTGTGGATAGATTAATTGATGATGGACACAAAGTCATTATCATCGATAACTTATTCACAGGTAAAGAAAAAAATATTAACCCGGCGGCAAAATTCTATAAGTTAGATATTCAAGACCCAGAGATTGAACAGATATTCAAAGACGAACAAATAGATATTGTTAACCACCATGCGGCACAGATAGATGTGCAGAAATCAGTCGATGACCCTATATTTGATGCCAGGGTGAATGTGCTTGGAAGTATAAATCTTCTTCAGTTATCTACAAAATATAATATTAAAAAATTTATCTTTGCCTCCTCTGGCGGCACGGTCTATGGCGAACAAAGTCTTTATCCTGCACCAGAAACGCATCCCCTCCTACCAATTTCACCTTACGGAATAAATAAACTCATCATTGAATATTACCTCTATTATTATTGGGCAGTACATAATCTTAATTATATCATCTTACGGTATGCAAACATTTATGGACCAGGGCAAGACCCCTGGGGTGAGGCGGGAGTAGTCGCAATTTTTATAAATAAAATATTACTCCACCAACAACCGATAATAAATGGTGATGGCAAACAAACAAGGGATTATACTTATGTTGATGATGTCGTTGAGGCAAATATTTTAGCTATGAACTCACAAACAACAGGGATATTTAACATAGGTTGTGGATTGGAAACCTCGGTTAATGAACTGTTCCAGATGATAGTCGAAGTAATGAAGGCTAATGTCGAAGAAGTTCATGCCCCACCCAAAAAAGGGGAAACACCCCGTAGTTGCATTGATGGAACAAAGGCAAAATCAATACTTGGCTGGCAACCAAAAGTTAGGCTTGAAGAGGGTATTAAAAAAACAGTGGAATATTTCAAATGCTCTTTCTCAAATTAG
- a CDS encoding tetratricopeptide repeat protein: MENEVLLTQGEEEINPLTHINIGVSLAKEEAYDEAEKEFRRAIRINPELVIAHYNYGIILGKMNRLIEAENTYKKAIELAPKLGLAQNNLGIILIKLGKYAEAENEFGDAIKKLPQSSPSLAIAHLNLGKLLADLKRYHEAEFEYLEAKRLNPNLKEAYINLGNLYLELESYEKAKKEYKQALEIDFQMSNVHNNLGITLVKLKMIDEAKAKFEQAINLDHAYARAYHNLKELEKVAEILKPKTTPWTTYLVIGITAVVLLEIFILFVFNKISGVGFMSTIPLLAMLVFFILFSEAKRKEITLPELDLEIDPKNQIIETELLTSDFAPEALINNHANTKE; the protein is encoded by the coding sequence ATGGAAAATGAGGTATTATTAACTCAAGGGGAGGAAGAAATTAATCCCCTAACACACATTAATATAGGGGTTTCATTGGCTAAGGAAGAGGCCTATGATGAAGCAGAAAAAGAATTTAGAAGGGCTATCCGAATAAATCCAGAGCTGGTCATTGCCCACTATAATTACGGAATTATTCTGGGAAAAATGAATAGACTTATTGAGGCTGAAAATACCTATAAAAAGGCGATAGAATTAGCCCCTAAACTCGGGTTAGCTCAAAATAACCTGGGCATTATATTAATCAAACTGGGAAAATATGCGGAGGCAGAAAATGAATTTGGGGATGCAATCAAAAAATTACCCCAGTCATCACCCTCTTTAGCTATAGCACATCTTAATCTTGGTAAATTATTAGCCGACCTCAAACGGTATCATGAGGCAGAATTTGAATATCTTGAGGCTAAAAGGCTAAACCCAAATTTAAAAGAGGCATATATCAATCTGGGGAATTTATATCTGGAATTAGAATCTTATGAAAAGGCTAAAAAAGAATATAAACAGGCATTGGAGATTGATTTTCAAATGTCAAATGTCCATAACAATCTTGGCATTACCCTCGTTAAATTAAAAATGATTGATGAGGCAAAAGCAAAATTTGAGCAAGCGATTAACTTAGACCACGCCTACGCCCGCGCTTATCATAACCTTAAAGAATTAGAAAAAGTAGCCGAGATTTTAAAACCTAAAACTACCCCCTGGACAACATATCTTGTTATTGGAATTACCGCGGTTGTTCTTTTAGAGATTTTTATCTTATTTGTCTTCAATAAAATATCTGGAGTAGGATTTATGTCAACTATTCCTTTATTAGCGATGTTAGTCTTCTTTATCCTCTTTTCAGAGGCTAAACGGAAAGAAATCACACTCCCTGAATTAGACCTTGAGATTGACCCCAAAAACCAGATAATTGAAACTGAATTGCTAACGAGTGATTTTGCCCCGGAGGCTTTAATAAACAACCACGCAAATACAAAGGAATGA